The Synechocystis sp. PCC 6714 genome includes the window GGCAATGACGGATTTAACTTTGGCCATCTGTTCAATGGTGTCAATATCCCCCAGCCCCAGGTGATCCGCCGCCACATTCAGCACTACCCCCACGTCACAGCTATCAAAGGCTAAACCTGCCCGCAAAATTCCGCCCCGGGCCGTTTCCAACACCGCCACTTCCACCGTGGGATCCCGTAAAATCACCCCAGCACTCTGGGGCCCAGTGTTATCGCCCTTTTCTACACAATACTCATTGATGTAGATGGCATCGGTGCTGGTGTAACCCACCGTTTTGCCCGTTTGCCGATAAATGTGGGCCAGTAAACGGGTGGTGGTGGTTTTGCCATTGGTGCCCGTCACCGCCAAAATGGGAATGCGGCTGGGGGTCCCGGGGGGAAATAGCATATCCAACACCGGGGCAGCCACGTTGCGGGGTAAACCTTGGCTTGGGGCCACATGCATACGAAAACCGGGGGCAGCATTAACTTCCACAATTACCCCATTGGTTTCCCGCAGGGGCTTACTGATGTCGGAGGTCACCACGTCGATGCCGGCAATGTCCAGCCCAATTACTTTAGCTACCCGTTCCATTAACCAGATATTTTCCGGGTGAATATCATCGGTGCGGTCAATGGCAATGCCTCCGGTGCTTAGGTTAGCGGTGGCCCGTAGGTAAACCACTTCATCCTTGGGTAACACACTATCCAAGTTATACCCCTGGCGTTCCATCACATCTATCGCCGTTTTATTGACCACGATTTTGGTGAGGATATTATCATGGCCATCGCCCCGATTGGGATCCTGGTTAGTTTTCTCGATCAACTCACTAATGGTGGAACTCCCATCCCCAGTCACATGGGCTGGAATCCTCTCCGCCACCGCCACCAGTTTGCCATTGACTACTAGCACCCGATGGTCACTGCCTTCGTAGTAACGCTCCACAATGATGGCACGACTTTTGGACTCCTCGGCGGCCAAATCATAGGCGGCGATCGCCTCCTGCCAATGACGGACATTGATGGTGATGCCCCGGCCATGGTTGCCATCCAGGGGTTTAATCACTACGGGATAGCCCCCCACATCGTTAATGGCTTCCTCAAGATCGTCAAAATATTGGATGGTGGTGCCCCGGGGAACGGGAATGCCCGCATCCTGCAAAATCGTCTTGGTGCCCTCCTTATCGCAAGCTAGTTCTACCCCGAGAATGCCGGAATGGGAACTGAGGGTCGCCTGGATTCTCTGTTGATATACCCCATAACCCAACTGCACCATGGCCCTAGCGCTGAGCAACATCCAAGGAATTTTGCGGGCTTCCGCTTCCGTAACAATGGTTTCCGTGCTGGGTCCCAGGGCCGAGTTAGCCCCTAAATCCCGCAAATCTTCCAGATCCTTTTCCAACTCCAACCTGGGATAATCCCCTGTGTCTACTAAGGAACGACATAAACGCACCGCTGCCCGGCCAGCGTAACGTCCCGCCTGCTCATCCACATACTCATAGACAACGTTATAAACGCCTGGGGTGGAAGTTTCCCTGGTGCGGCCAAAACCCGCCGTCATTCCCACCAACTCCTGCAGTTCCAGGGCCACATGCTCGACAATATGACCCATATAAGTCCCTTCTTTTACCCTTTCCAAAAATCCCCCCTGGTATCCCGGCGAGCAGAAGTGTTCCACCAGGGAAGGCAAAACCTTGATCAATCCCTCATAGAAACCGGGAATACTGTTGGAGGGCCGCTCTGCCAAATCCTCCAGATCTAGGCGCATCACAATGAGCTTCTTGCGTCGAATACTCCAATAGTTAGGGCCGCGGAGAGTCAGAGTTTTAAGAATTTTCATGATCTGTGTCAGTCAAGAACCAATGCAAGAAGCACAACACGCCGACTATCATTCTCAAGCTAGGCCTCTGACTGAAACTGTTCGCTGTGAACAATTGATCCGAGGGGCCCACTGGGGCCGAGAAGTCATACCGGCCCTGTCTTACCCCCTAGACTACCCGAGGAAATGCCCGTTGTTTGCCCTGATGGTAAACTTCCCCGTGGACAAGGATGTTAAGGCGTAAATTATGGAGACTTAGGGGAGCATTGGCCCCCACTAGGGCGGCATTGGTGTAGCTCATGTCCCTGGCATCTACAAAGGACACCGTCCCCTGGCCGATCACTTTAACGGAACCGTCCCGCTCGAACATAGCGCAGGTATCTTCATCAATACCCAAACCCAGCAGTTCAGGGTGGGTAGAAATGGCACTCAACAGTCGAGCCATGCGGTTACGGTTATGGAAATGCTGGTCTACGACGATCTCCGGCACAATGCCCAGCCCCACTGCCATATCCACCAAAGCCCGATTCGGCCATTCGCCACTACTACCCCCGGCAATCATGTGATGCCCCATCACCGCCGCCCCAGCACTGGTACCTGCTAAACTGATTTCCCCGTTATGTACCCGTTGACGGATGCGGTCCATCAGGGGCGTGTCTGCTAACAGGCCACAGAGACGCAACTGGTCTCCCCCGGTCATGAAAATGCCTGTACACTGTTCCACGAATTCTCGATAACCACTGTCGTCCCCCTGGGAACGGTCACGGATGTCCAAGACTTTTAGCTCTTTTACCCCCATGTCACCAAAGATAGTCTGATATCTTTCCCCAATTAACAAAGGCTCCCGAGAGGCAGAAGGAATGATACCGATAATGGCTTCGGTGCCACCGGAACGCGACCAAAATGTTTGCAAAATTTCACGGCCGTGAACTTTATCTTCTGCACCACCAATAATCAGGATGGCTGGTTGGAAGGATAGGGGCATTGTCAACTCTTAGGGGTTCAGTTCTCTGATCAGCAGACTAATATTATCTTGACCGGACAAAGAAAAAAAGTCCATGCCAAGAGTTTTTGCGGGCATTTTGACAACGATTGGAACTGGTTGATGTCTTCCGAATCTCCGGATCTAATTAGCACTTTTCTCCGGCAGAGTTGGCACATTGTTACCGCCGCCGACCAAATATTGTTAAACCAGCTTACAACCCAAGTCAAATTGGGCTAATCCGAGCCCCCGTGAGGATTAACTGGGGGGATTTTCCGGTGGAGTGCTGGGTTCAGTTTCGGGGACTGGGGTTGCTGGGGCATTAATGACATCCTTAGCGCTTAGGCCGTCCGTTTGGATTCCTAAAAACCAGAGAGCGGAGGCCGCTTCCCCCCTGTTTACGGAGCGCTGGGGTTGAAAAATGGTGATGTAACCAAACACTCTTTTGAGGTTGGCTTGATCCCCATTTTGGAAGTCTGCGGCTAGGGCGGGCCAAATATTGGGATTGATTTTGGCGGCATCCTGAAAGCCCCAGGTTTCTTTGATATTTTCCAGACTGGCATTGGGCAGGGCCCGGCGGTGGTCTAGGGGCACTTTCCAACGGACTAAATCTTCCCTGGTTAGGGGCGCATCGGGACGAAACTGGCTGGCGGTGGGATCGCTGGTGAGACTAGAGGGAATTAAACCAGCATCGGCTAAACCTTGAATTTGGGCGAAGTCGGGGTGGGTGGGCGGTACATCGGTGAAAAGGGCGGTAGCGTTGCTAGGGGCGGGTCGGATTTGTTTACTAGGTTGGTTAGCAAAAAAAACGTTATTGGCCTGGAATAACCAGCGGGCAAATTCCCCCCGACTGATGTTACTTTGGGGCGCAAATTCCTGCCCTGTCTTGGCTTGGACTATGCCCAATTCACTTAAATCTTGAATTTCTTCCCTTCGGCGATCGCCGACTTGGTTGAGATCACTGAAAGCACCTGAGGAAAGGGTGACAGTGGTTGTGGGCTCCGGGGTGGCGGGGGTATCCGGCTCCGTTGGTTCTGGGGTTGGGGTTGGGGAAATAGTGGTGGTGGTGCTGGGGGAACTGCCCAGGGAGGGATTAGCAGCAAAACGATCCTGCAATGCCTGGTTGCCACTACAGGCCCCCAACAGGGCGCAAAGTCCGACAATTAAATAAGAAAAAAACGACGAAGATTTCTGAGCCATCGGCGGCACTGCTGGCTAAATTGGGCAAACTTTTTGAGCAACAGGGGAGTAATACCCCCATAGATCCTATCAAATCGGTAATGGAATAGTAGATCCAGCACGTCGTCATAGTCGAGGTAGCTAAGATAGGTGACCCCCAAATCAATTTGGCGATCGCCGAATTCGAGATAGACCCGTTGACTTAAATTTTCTGTCCGTTGCCAGGGTTCAGCGAAATGGGCTTTCATGGCCTGCTCATATTTTTCAAAAGCTTGGGGATCGCCCTGGAGATAATCCACCACAAAAGGAATGGCAATATTGGCCCCCTGCATGCCATGGCGGATGCCTTCCCCCCCTAAAAAATTCACCGTTGACACCGCATCGCCGATGGCCACCACCGGGCCCCGATGGTAAGTATCTCCCTGGTTAACGGCGTAATTCAACACAGAACCATGGATTTCCTCTAGCTTGTATTGGTTTTTTTCTAGTCTTAAATAATTACGAATAATAGCTTCGGTATAAAAACGAATCGGTTTCAACTGACCTAGATAACGATGTTGCCCAGCAAAAATAGCAGTGCCCACTTTTAATTGTTGATTATCCATGGGAAAAATCCAGGAATAACCCTGGGGACTCCAACGGTAACCGAGGAAAAAAACTAGGGTATCAGCAAATTTTTGATGGATATTTTGATCCACCCTAATTAAATATTCTGTGCCAATGCCTCGATAATATTTACTGCTATCGGCTTTGATAGTTTGCCCATTTTGCCCATAATTGATCACCGCCCGCTTTGACCCCGTAGCGTCAATTAGCACTTGGGTTTTTACCGTTACCTTTTCCGCCGGGGAGCGCCGTAAGGTTACCTCTAATCCATTCTCCACCTGTTTATAAGCCAAGAAACGGTGTCCTAACCAAACTTGTCCCCCAGCTTGTTCCACTGAATCTGCTAAAAATTGCCGCAATTTTGCAAAGTCGAACACCACCCCCCTGGGTTGATCGCCATACCATATCTGTTCTTTTTCTGTAGCGGCGATCGCCAAATTGGTCCAATAACGGGCCACCACCCCTGGGGGAAGATCGAACAATGCCATGGTTTCCAAAGGACTAGCGGCGCTGGAGTAATTATTTTGGCTAAAATTTGAATGTTGCTCCACCAGTAGAACCGGAATTCCCCGCTGAGCCAACTGCCGGGCACATTGTCCCCCGGCGGGGCCAGCCCCAATCACCGCCACTGCAAACTCATCCATTCCTTCCTCAGTTAAGTCCTCAACACAGTCAAAACATCATCAAAACACCAACGGGCCAATTTGTAATGTCCCCATCCCAGCCTCCCCTACCCATTGTCGATTTTGAGCCGGAGAGTTTTCTCATTCTGGTGGTGGATGATGTTAAGGAGAATATTCATATTATTTCTGAATTGTTGGAAGGGGTAGGTTACAGCACCACTTTTGTTACTTCTGGGCCAGAAGCATTGCAACGGGTGCCCCAGGCCCGTCCAGATTTAATTCTCTTGGACTTGATGATGCCAGGTATGGACGGACTGGAAGTGTGCGATCGCCTCAAACAGGATCCCCAAGTCAGGGACATTCCGGTAATTTTTCTCACCGCCAGCAATGAAAAGCAACATCTGCTCCAAGCCTTTGCTAAAGGAGCGGTGGATTATGTGACCAAACCATTTAACCCGCCGGAACTGCTGGCCCGGGTGAAAACCCACCTGGAATTAAAACAGACCAGGGACCATCTCCACCACAGCCTACTGGAGCAGGCAAAAACCGCGGAAGCCCTTTCCACCATATCTACCCGTTTAACCACTTTAGTACATAACCTCCGGGCAGGTGTATTGATGACCGATGCTGGCGGTAGTATTGTGGTGGTCAATCCTGAATTTGCCCGGCTGTTTAATCTGGGATTCCCCGCTGACCTCCTTCTGGGCAAAAATTTAACGGCGATCGCCCCCCGCGTTAATGGGCTCTTTGCCAATGGTAAGAGCTTAGTCCATGATTTTTTGGCGATCGATTCCCCAGAGCCATTGCTAAAAATGGAACTGCCCCTACAGGACGGCCGTTTTTTTGAACGGGATTACGTACCCATTGTCTTAGGAGACAGCGCCCAAGGACATTTTTGGTTGTACCGAGACATCAGCCAACGTAAACAGGTGGAGGTAATTCAAGGGCAGTCCCTGGAAATGGAACGACGTATGCGTCAACAACTGGCCGAACAAAACCAGGAATTGGCAGCGGCCACCACTGCGGCGGAGGCGGCCAATCGCTCCAAAACTGAATTTTTGGCCACCATGAGCCACGAAATTCGCACCCCCATGAATGCCATCATCGGCATGACGGGACTATTGCTCGATACAGAATTAAATACCCAACAAAAATATTTCACCCAAACAATCCGTAATAGTGGGGAAACTCTGCTCACTCTGATCAACGACATTTTGGATTTTTCCAAAATTGAGGCCGGTAAATTAGACCTGGAGATTTATCCCTTCGACCTGGGGCAGTGCCTAGAAGAAGCGTTGGATTTGGTTCTACCCAGCGCCCGGCAAAAGTCCCTGACCCTAGTGCGGCGTTTTCTGACTTCCATTCCCCCCAATCTCCAAGGGGATGTGACCCGTCTACGGCAAATTTTGGTCAATCTGCTCAGCAATGCGGTCAAGTTTACCGAAGCAGGGCAAATCAAGGTAACGGTGGAGGTGGTAGACCATGACATGGCCAAGGGAGAATATCAACTCTGTTTTGCGGTGCAGGATACCGGCATTGGCATTGCCCCCAATCAGCAACAGGCGCTATTCCAGGCTTTTAGTCAGGGCAATTCTTCCATCACCCGTCGTTTTGGAGGTACAGGGCTGGGTTTGGCCATTTGTGTTCGTTTAACAGCTCTGATGGGAGGAACAATCTGGGCGGAAAGTAATGGCTCTGTGGTGGGCAAACCCCCGGTCCATTGGCAGTTGGGACAGCCGACCATGCCAGGCTCCACTTTCTATTTCACCGTTAACCTGACGGTAGTGCCCAGTTGCGCCTATTCTGCCCATAAATTACGCCATTCTCTTTTCATTGGGCGATCGGTGTTGATGGTGGACTATAACGAAAGCAGAGCCACCAGAATGCAAAATCTTTTGGCGAGCTGGCGTCTCCAGGCGGAACAGATAATTTTTTCTTCCCCGGAGCAACTCCGGGAGGATTTACAGAGGAAATTGAGGGATAAAACTTACGGTGCCCTAATTTTGCACTGTCCCTATCCCATCGATGAAACGAAAAACTTTGGTGATTTTGACCTGGAACAGATCGCTGCGTGGGTGCCAACGGACCAGGGGGTCCCGGTGCTGGTGTCAACGGATATTTATCTATCCCCCGGGGAGCGCTACCGTGAGGAAAAACCGCCGGTGCAAGCTTGGCTCCCCAGTCCCATCAATCCCGATGAGTTGGAAAATGCTTTGGTCCAAATTTTTAGCCAAACTGCTCCCCCCACGCTAGTTTCCACGGATCCCATTGACGGTCTCGTATTTCCTTACTCTCCTTCCAATTTAACTATTCTCTTGGCAGAGGACAATCTAATTAACCAACAGGTGGCTAGGCTGTTACTGAAAAAGTTGGGTTACCAGGTCGATGTGGTTAACAACGGCCAAGAGGCTTTATCAGCTCTGGAAAAACGTGATTATGACGTGGTGTTGATGGATGTGGAAATGCCGGAAATGGACGGTTTAACCGCCACGGAGCGCATTCGTCGGTTCCATGGCCAGGAACAAAAACCCTGGATCATTGCGGTGACAGCCTATTCCTTGGAAGGTGATCGGGAACGATGTTTGGCCAGCGGGATGAATGATTATGTCAGTAAGCCAATTCGTTTGGAGGCACTGCAGCAGGCGTTACAGGTGGCCACCACCGGACTCAGGTCGCCGGACAAAGACCAAGTTAATCCCATTGTTTTCGAGGGTAGTGGCATTGATGCTAACAACTCCCGAGGGCCGGCCATAACTTTGTTACCTCCCATTGACCAAGGGGTAATTAACTCTCTGCGGGAATTGGATGGGGAAAATGGCAATCTGATTTTAAAGGAAATTACGGATATTTATCACCAAACGGTGCCAGACCTATTGCAAAGAATCAAAATGGCGATCGCCAATCAAAATTGGGGAGAGTTAGGTTTGGCCACCCATACCCTGGGCTCTAGTAGCGCCAATTTGGGCGCTGTGCTTCTGGCCCAGCAGGCAAAAACCCTGGAAAACCTAGCCCGCCAACGGAACGCCAAAGCAATGGACCCCATCCATTATCAGACCCTAACGGAGAGCTATGAAAGGGTCCAAGGGGAACTTAAAACCATACTTGATCGCCCCTAGACAGGTTCCCCCTGGCTTTGGTTGGTTAGAATACTGGATGTTTTCTCCAGCAATGTAGCATGACCGTTAGTGAATTGATGTCTGAGGCCCCGTTGCCGAAATTATCCCTAGTGACCATGTTCCGTCTCGGACTCTTTCAGATGGGGCTGGGCATTATGTCCCTACTTACTCTGGGGGTACTCAACCGGGTGCTGATTGACGAGCTAGCGGTGTTGCCCTGGGTGGCCGCTACGGCGATCGCCATGTACCAATTTGTCAGTCCTTTTAAAGTTTGGTGTGGACAACTCTCCGACAGCCACCGACTTTGGGGTTACCATCGCACTGGTTACGTCTGGTTGGGGGCAGTGGGCTTTACCGTACTTTCCTTCATTGCATTGCAAGTCGTCTGGCAACTGGGCCTAAGCTTGCAAAATAATGGTTGGGGGCCCCTAACAATTTTCTGGAGCATTGTACTGGGCATAGTTTTTGCCTCCTATGGGGTAACCCTAAGTTTGAGTTCTACTCCCTTTGCTGCCCTATTGGTGGATGTGTCCGACGAGGATAACCGCTCCAAACTGGTGGGCATTGTCTGGTCCATGTTGATGGTGGGCATTGTGCTAGGGGCCATTGTTAGTTCCCGCTTGCTTAATACGCCAGAAATTTGCGGCCCTGCATTATTGGATGCCGATGGGCTGATAGTGAAAAAAACCGTCGACATTGCCCAACTACAACGGGGCATTAATCCGGTGTTTATTATCATGCCGGCGATTGTGGTTTTTCTCTCCTGGCTGGCCACGGTGGGGGTGGAAAAAAAATATTCTCGCTTTGGCGATCGTTCCGGGGGCAGGGAGGATGAAATTACCCTAGGGCAAGCCATGAAGGTGTTGACCGCCAGCCGACAAACCGCCATTTTCTTCGGTTTTCTGTTGCTATTAACCCTGAGTCTATTTATGCAGGATGCGGTGTTGGAACCCTACGGCGGGGAAGTGTTTAATCTCTGCATTTCCGAAACTACCCAATTGAATGCCTTTTTTGGCATGGGCACCCTGTTGGGCATTGGTTCCACCGGCTTTTTTGTGGTGCCCCGTTTGGGTAAGCAACGCACCACTTCTTTGGGATGCGCCCTAGCTGCCCTTTGTTTTTCCCTATTAATTCTGGCGGGCTTCCAGCAAAATGTGACTCTGTTAAAATCCGGTTTACTTTTCTTCGGTTTAGCATCGGGCATGATCACCGCCGGAGCCACCAGTTTGATGTTAGATCTGACTGCGGTGGAAACCGCTGGTACTTTCATTGGGGCTTGGGGGTTGGCCCAATCCATTTCCAGAGGATTAGCCACGGTGGCCGGGGGGACGGTTTTAAATATTGGCAAAGCCATTTTTACCAATGCGGTGCTGGCCTATGGTTTAGTGTTCGCTCTCCAAGCCCTGGGATTAATTGGCTCTATTTTTCTGCTCAACAAAGTTAATGTACGGGAGTTCCAGGACAATGCCAAAACGGCGATCGCCACGGTCATGGCAGGAGATTTAGATGGCTGAGATGAGGAAAGGGAAAGTAAAAACTCCCCCATTTCCCCCACAGATCTAGGCTTTCCGAGAATAATACTCAATTACAAGCAATTCATTGATCTGCAACGCTACCCACTCACGGTCAATAACACTGTTGACCTTGCCAGTGAAAGTATTTTTATCGAACTCCAAATGGGAAGGCACATTGGCCAAACCCGGAAATTCCATATTGGTTTCCACTAATTTACGGGAACGATCCCGGTCCCGCACACTGACAACATCCCCTGGACGACACTGGTAGCTAGGAATATCCACTACTTGACCGTTAACGGTAATGTGGCCGTGGCAGACTAACTGCCGGGCCCCCGGAATGGTGCCAGCCATGCCCAAACGGAACACGGTGTTGTCCAAGCGCATTTCCAGCAGTTCCAACAGAGCTTGTCCGGTGGAACCCGTAGCCCGACGGGCTTTTTTCACATAACGGACCAATTGCTTTTCCGTAATGCCGTAGTTCAAGCGGAGTTTCTGTTTTTCTTCTAGCCGAATGGCATACTCAGAACGTTTGCGACGGGCTTGGCCATGTTGGCCGGGGGGGTAGGCACGGCGAGGGGATTTGCGGCTTAAACCGGGTAACTCCCCAAGGCGGCGGACGATCCGCAGACGAGGTCCTCTATAACGAGACATCTTAGTTGGTCATCTCCTAATTAATAATTCCCAAACGTCCCATTATAGGTGGGAAACGTCCGTTGCCGCTACCGGCCAAAATGATCTTTTCCCTACTCCATGGGTTTTACCACTCACCAAAAGTTTTAGACATCCCCCAAATAAGCTTCTAAAACCCTAGGATCGGACTGGATTTGCTCAGGACTGCCGTCAGCTAAGTTTCTTCCTTCCGCCAATACCCAAACGTGGTGACAGAGGGTCATAATCACATCCATGTTGTGTTCAATGACCAGAAAAGTGATGCCCTGGCGGTTCCAGTTGACAATATGTTCACAAATTTGCCCAATTAGAGTGGGGTTAACCCCAGCGGCCGGTTCATCCAGCAGAATTAGTTTCGGATTGCTCATCAAGGCCCGGGCCATTTCTAGCAATTTCCGTTGCCCCCCCGATAACGCTCCGGCATAATCGTGGACTTTGGCTCCTAGACCGACTGATTCCAACATGGCCATGGCTTTTTCCCGGTTGGCCCTTTCTTCCCTTTGTACCCTGGGAAAATTGATTAGTCGGGGCAGAAACTTTTCCCCTATTTGATGCTGATCCGCCAGCAACATATTTTCCAACACCGTTAAGCGGGAAAGCACTTTGGCCACCTGAAAAGTCCGCACGCAACCCCGCAAAGCAATTTGGTGGGGAGGTAAATGGCTAACCGGATCACCGTCAAATAGCACTTCCCCTTGATCCGGGCGGATAAAGTTGGAGAGCAAGTTAAATAGGGTGGTTTTTCCAGCACCGTTGGGGCCGATTAAACCCGTGATGCTACCTTCTTTGACCACAATATCGGCATGGTCCACCGCCCGCAGACCACCAAATTTTTTACATAGCCCCTGGGCTAGAAGAAGAGAACTTTCTGGGCTACCGAGATTTTCTGCGGGGGTGATGCGATCACTCATGGAAAATTTGTCAATTGCGACTTAATTACCGAAAAAACGGACTAGAACCCCTGGGCTTACCCGTGGGGAGATAAGTTGGCAATGTAGAGTACTTATGTTTTTAAAACTCTACTGGGGCGCCTTACCCATGGTTTCTAGCCAGCGATAGTTAGAGGCGATCGCCGCTTTGAAGGTGGGATAGACTTTGTACTCCACATCAAATTCCTGGCAGACATCTTTAATTATATTCTCCAGTTGGGGGTAATGGATATGGCAAATATTGGGGAAAAGATGATGGGTAACTTGATGATTCAATCCGCCACAAAACCAGTTCCAAAAAGGATTAGTAGTAGCAAAGTTAGCGGTGGTACGAATCTGGCAAATAGCCCACTCATCGTCAATGGCACCGGATTCCGTATCGGGGGTTAAAAATTCAGTGGACTCTAACACATGGGCCAGCATGAAGATGGTGCAGACCACAATGCCATAGGTCATATAGGTGACGGAAGCGCCAATTAACACTTCTGGAACAGAAAATCCAAGGGCTAGGGGTAAGCCGAAAACGTAGCCCAGCCAGAGTATTTTAATGGTCAACAAACTGACTAATTCCAGGGGCTGAAAGGAAGGAATTTTATGCTCGTGATACTTACCATTATTCAGTACCAAATAA containing:
- the cphA gene encoding cyanophycin synthetase yields the protein MKILKTLTLRGPNYWSIRRKKLIVMRLDLEDLAERPSNSIPGFYEGLIKVLPSLVEHFCSPGYQGGFLERVKEGTYMGHIVEHVALELQELVGMTAGFGRTRETSTPGVYNVVYEYVDEQAGRYAGRAAVRLCRSLVDTGDYPRLELEKDLEDLRDLGANSALGPSTETIVTEAEARKIPWMLLSARAMVQLGYGVYQQRIQATLSSHSGILGVELACDKEGTKTILQDAGIPVPRGTTIQYFDDLEEAINDVGGYPVVIKPLDGNHGRGITINVRHWQEAIAAYDLAAEESKSRAIIVERYYEGSDHRVLVVNGKLVAVAERIPAHVTGDGSSTISELIEKTNQDPNRGDGHDNILTKIVVNKTAIDVMERQGYNLDSVLPKDEVVYLRATANLSTGGIAIDRTDDIHPENIWLMERVAKVIGLDIAGIDVVTSDISKPLRETNGVIVEVNAAPGFRMHVAPSQGLPRNVAAPVLDMLFPPGTPSRIPILAVTGTNGKTTTTRLLAHIYRQTGKTVGYTSTDAIYINEYCVEKGDNTGPQSAGVILRDPTVEVAVLETARGGILRAGLAFDSCDVGVVLNVAADHLGLGDIDTIEQMAKVKSVIAEVVDPSGYAVLNADDPLVAAMADKVKAKVAYFSMNPDNPIIQAHVRRNGIAAVYESGYLSILEGSWTLRVEQAKLIPMTMGGMAPFMIANALAACLAAFVNGLDVEVIRQGVRTFTTSAEQTPGRMNLFNLGQHHALVDYAHNPAGYRAVGDFVKNWQGQRFGVVGGPGDRRDSDLIELGQIAAQVFDRIIVKEDDDKRGRSEGETADLIVKGILQENPGASYEVILDETIALNKALDQVEEKGLVVVFPESVTRAIDLIKVRNPIG
- the rpsD gene encoding 30S ribosomal protein S4 gives rise to the protein MSRYRGPRLRIVRRLGELPGLSRKSPRRAYPPGQHGQARRKRSEYAIRLEEKQKLRLNYGITEKQLVRYVKKARRATGSTGQALLELLEMRLDNTVFRLGMAGTIPGARQLVCHGHITVNGQVVDIPSYQCRPGDVVSVRDRDRSRKLVETNMEFPGLANVPSHLEFDKNTFTGKVNSVIDREWVALQINELLVIEYYSRKA
- a CDS encoding response regulator; this encodes MSPSQPPLPIVDFEPESFLILVVDDVKENIHIISELLEGVGYSTTFVTSGPEALQRVPQARPDLILLDLMMPGMDGLEVCDRLKQDPQVRDIPVIFLTASNEKQHLLQAFAKGAVDYVTKPFNPPELLARVKTHLELKQTRDHLHHSLLEQAKTAEALSTISTRLTTLVHNLRAGVLMTDAGGSIVVVNPEFARLFNLGFPADLLLGKNLTAIAPRVNGLFANGKSLVHDFLAIDSPEPLLKMELPLQDGRFFERDYVPIVLGDSAQGHFWLYRDISQRKQVEVIQGQSLEMERRMRQQLAEQNQELAAATTAAEAANRSKTEFLATMSHEIRTPMNAIIGMTGLLLDTELNTQQKYFTQTIRNSGETLLTLINDILDFSKIEAGKLDLEIYPFDLGQCLEEALDLVLPSARQKSLTLVRRFLTSIPPNLQGDVTRLRQILVNLLSNAVKFTEAGQIKVTVEVVDHDMAKGEYQLCFAVQDTGIGIAPNQQQALFQAFSQGNSSITRRFGGTGLGLAICVRLTALMGGTIWAESNGSVVGKPPVHWQLGQPTMPGSTFYFTVNLTVVPSCAYSAHKLRHSLFIGRSVLMVDYNESRATRMQNLLASWRLQAEQIIFSSPEQLREDLQRKLRDKTYGALILHCPYPIDETKNFGDFDLEQIAAWVPTDQGVPVLVSTDIYLSPGERYREEKPPVQAWLPSPINPDELENALVQIFSQTAPPTLVSTDPIDGLVFPYSPSNLTILLAEDNLINQQVARLLLKKLGYQVDVVNNGQEALSALEKRDYDVVLMDVEMPEMDGLTATERIRRFHGQEQKPWIIAVTAYSLEGDRERCLASGMNDYVSKPIRLEALQQALQVATTGLRSPDKDQVNPIVFEGSGIDANNSRGPAITLLPPIDQGVINSLRELDGENGNLILKEITDIYHQTVPDLLQRIKMAIANQNWGELGLATHTLGSSSANLGAVLLAQQAKTLENLARQRNAKAMDPIHYQTLTESYERVQGELKTILDRP
- a CDS encoding cyanophycinase, whose product is MPLSFQPAILIIGGAEDKVHGREILQTFWSRSGGTEAIIGIIPSASREPLLIGERYQTIFGDMGVKELKVLDIRDRSQGDDSGYREFVEQCTGIFMTGGDQLRLCGLLADTPLMDRIRQRVHNGEISLAGTSAGAAVMGHHMIAGGSSGEWPNRALVDMAVGLGIVPEIVVDQHFHNRNRMARLLSAISTHPELLGLGIDEDTCAMFERDGSVKVIGQGTVSFVDARDMSYTNAALVGANAPLSLHNLRLNILVHGEVYHQGKQRAFPRVV
- a CDS encoding PucC family protein, whose product is MTVSELMSEAPLPKLSLVTMFRLGLFQMGLGIMSLLTLGVLNRVLIDELAVLPWVAATAIAMYQFVSPFKVWCGQLSDSHRLWGYHRTGYVWLGAVGFTVLSFIALQVVWQLGLSLQNNGWGPLTIFWSIVLGIVFASYGVTLSLSSTPFAALLVDVSDEDNRSKLVGIVWSMLMVGIVLGAIVSSRLLNTPEICGPALLDADGLIVKKTVDIAQLQRGINPVFIIMPAIVVFLSWLATVGVEKKYSRFGDRSGGREDEITLGQAMKVLTASRQTAIFFGFLLLLTLSLFMQDAVLEPYGGEVFNLCISETTQLNAFFGMGTLLGIGSTGFFVVPRLGKQRTTSLGCALAALCFSLLILAGFQQNVTLLKSGLLFFGLASGMITAGATSLMLDLTAVETAGTFIGAWGLAQSISRGLATVAGGTVLNIGKAIFTNAVLAYGLVFALQALGLIGSIFLLNKVNVREFQDNAKTAIATVMAGDLDG
- a CDS encoding S-layer homology domain-containing protein, coding for MAQKSSSFFSYLIVGLCALLGACSGNQALQDRFAANPSLGSSPSTTTTISPTPTPEPTEPDTPATPEPTTTVTLSSGAFSDLNQVGDRRREEIQDLSELGIVQAKTGQEFAPQSNISRGEFARWLFQANNVFFANQPSKQIRPAPSNATALFTDVPPTHPDFAQIQGLADAGLIPSSLTSDPTASQFRPDAPLTREDLVRWKVPLDHRRALPNASLENIKETWGFQDAAKINPNIWPALAADFQNGDQANLKRVFGYITIFQPQRSVNRGEAASALWFLGIQTDGLSAKDVINAPATPVPETEPSTPPENPPS
- a CDS encoding NAD(P)/FAD-dependent oxidoreductase, whose protein sequence is MDEFAVAVIGAGPAGGQCARQLAQRGIPVLLVEQHSNFSQNNYSSAASPLETMALFDLPPGVVARYWTNLAIAATEKEQIWYGDQPRGVVFDFAKLRQFLADSVEQAGGQVWLGHRFLAYKQVENGLEVTLRRSPAEKVTVKTQVLIDATGSKRAVINYGQNGQTIKADSSKYYRGIGTEYLIRVDQNIHQKFADTLVFFLGYRWSPQGYSWIFPMDNQQLKVGTAIFAGQHRYLGQLKPIRFYTEAIIRNYLRLEKNQYKLEEIHGSVLNYAVNQGDTYHRGPVVAIGDAVSTVNFLGGEGIRHGMQGANIAIPFVVDYLQGDPQAFEKYEQAMKAHFAEPWQRTENLSQRVYLEFGDRQIDLGVTYLSYLDYDDVLDLLFHYRFDRIYGGITPLLLKKFAQFSQQCRRWLRNLRRFFLI